The genomic stretch GATCAAAGAGGTATCGATAGGTGGTCAGGGTGCGGCTGTTGAGAGTTTCTCCGAAGCGGCGGGCCAGATTGATCATTTTAGGATTGAAATCTCCTATCCACTGCATTTCATACTGGGTATAAGCCAGCTGCTGCAATACTTTGGAAGCTTCCACAATCATATAACCGTCTACTCCTTTTCCCTGGTATTCGGGTACAATGCCAAAGACCAGCCCTACCATTTTGGTATTGGTCCTGGTCTTTTTGATGCGCATGAACCTGAGCTTATCCCAGAGGCTGAAGCGGCCATCCAGGTATTTGAACCACTGGTTCAGATCAGGGAGATTGATGAAGATGGCTACCGGATCTTTATGGTGGTAAACGAACCAGACGATCTGCTCATCCATTACCGGTTTCATTTGCCGGAACATCCGGATAGCCTGCTCCTCGGGCATTGCTTTCATCCCTTCATGGCCGGCCCAGGCCTTATTATAGACAATGGCAAAATCCCGGGCAAACTTTTCCAGCCGTCTCTTGTCGGCATGCACAAACTGAAAAGCAGGATCTGCGGCCACAGCCGCATGGCGGTTCAGTATTTTCTTGTGAAAAGGTTTATGGATCTCCAGGGAAAAGCAAAGTTGGTTATAAAAAGTGCGGAAGCCATAATCTTCAAAAAGGGCCCTGTAATAGGGTGGGTTAAAGTTCATGCAGTACAGCGGCTCTTCAAAACCATGCACCAGCAACCCCCACCAGCGATCCCGCTCTCCAAAATTGACAGGACCGTCCATAGCATGCATGCCCCGCTGCATGAGCCAGTGTTTGGACACATCAAAAAGTATATCGGCAGCACGCTGGTCGTTGATACAATCAAAAAAGCCGATGCCGCCCACAGGCATATCATCTCCTTTATTGGTATACCGGGTATTGACGAAGGCAGCTATCCGGCCTATCAGGCGCCCCTGGGCATCCTCCAGGATCCAGCGGATCACCTCACCATGAGCGAAGGTCTTGTTCCTGCAGGGATCAAAGATCTGCCGGATATCCTTGTCGAGGGGGCGGATATAGTGAGGATCCATTTTGTTGATCTCCACGTTGGCAAGAATGAATGCTTTTGCTGTTGCTGCATCTGTAACTTCTACCAGTTGCATCGGCACTGTTTAGTATACAATAAGTTGCTTAAAGGGGGTCAATATACTGAGAAAAGTTGGGAGACGGGTGCAGGCGCTGAAACTTACTATGCTGCGCTTCAGCTGACAACAACAGCTGCCATCCCCGTTGACAGGATCCTGAAAGAAAACAAAAACCTCCCTATCGGCCGAAGCCAGGTCCGGTTACCCCGGCACAATCAGGAGATGCGGAAATAGATTGGTTCGTCCCAAATTACTTTCCGGAAACAGCCACCCCATCCGGGAAATATTTTCCCGGCAGGAAGATGGGACCGCTGCCTAAAAAAGAAGGGCCCCTTTGCAGGAGCCCCTCAAAAACCGGGTAAGCACTGACTACAGCAATGATATACGGAGCAAAACGCCCGGAGGTTTTCTCCTGCTTTCCTTTACATAAAAAATTGCTCGGATATGATCTTCCCATCTTTGACCGTATACACGCACAGCTCTTCCATATCCACCCGTCCCCTGTCTTTCATGGTCAGGTCCATGCCATGCAGGAAGGCGAAGGAGGACTCTGCCAGGAGGGGTTCAGAGACCCGGAAGGAATGTTTTTCCACTATCATGTCCTCAAAAACCCGCCCTTTTTCCATAATTGCCTGAAGGCCATGGGTTTCCTTATCAAAAGGAGGGTGCGCCACCGGTTCTATACTGACGGCGTTATCAGCAAAAAGCTCCTTTTGGGCGGTTTCATAATCACCCTGCCGGCAGTACGCTGCCAGGCGGGAGGCAATGTCATGGATCGTCATTATTGTGTAGATTTTATACCTGGCCTGCTGCAATTTTATTGCCCGGCCGGGCAGGAGGGGTAAGCGGCCCCTGGCCGGACAGCCGCCGCCCCGCCTTGGTTTCACCTGTCCGGGCAGGAGCGGAAAGGGCTGAAAAAGGGGTCAAAAAGGCCGAAACATATTTATGGCCCCGGGTTTCGTAAATTTCATTTCGTCCCTTACCTTTGCGGCCAAATTAAAAGCTCTCATAAACATAAATTATGGCAAACGTTGGTAAGATCAAACAGATCATCGGTGCGGTTGTAGACGTGCAGTTCGACGGCAAGCTCCCCGAAATCTATAACGCATTGGAACTGAAAAGACAGAACGGCGAATTGCTGATCCTGGAAGCCCAGCAGCACCTTGGCGAGGACAGCGTACGCTGTATTGCCATGGACGGTACTGAAGGCCTCGTAAGGGGTATGGAAGTAACGGATACTGGCGCCGCTATCGCTATGCCTACCGGTGAAGCGATCAAAGGCCGTCTTTTCAATGTTACCGGCGACCCTATCGACGGATTGCCTGCGGTTCCCAAACAAGGTGGCCGCCCCATCCACGCCAAACCCCCGGCATTCGAAAACCTCTCAACTGCTACAGAGGTGCTGTTTACCGGTATTAAAGTAATTGACCTGATTGAGCCCTACGCAAAAGGTGGTAAGATCGGTCTGTTCGGTGGCGCTGGTGTGGGTAAAACCGTGTTGATCCAGGAGCTGATCAACAACATCGCCAAAGCTTATTCCGGTCTGTCCGTATTTGCCGGTGTAGGTGAGCGCACCCGTGAAGGAAATGACCTGATGCGTGAAATGATCGAAGCAGGTATCATGAAATATGGTGAAGAATTCAAGCACAGCATGGAAGAAGGCGGCTGGGACCTGAGCAAAGTGAACATGAAAGACCTGGCTGATTCCAAAGCCACCTTCGTGTTCGGCCAGATGAACGAGCCCCCCGGCGCCCGTGCCCGTGTGGCCCTCTCCGGTCTGACCATCGCCGAATACTATCGTGATGGCGACGGCCAGGGTAAAGGACGTGATATCCTGTTCTTCGTTGACAATATCTTCCGTTTCACACAAGCCGGTTCCGAAGTATCCGCCCTGCTGGGTCGTATGCCTTCTGCCGTAGGTTACCAGCCTACCCTGGCCACTGAAATGGGACTGATGCAGGAAAGGATCACTTCTACCAAAAACGGTTCTATTACCTCCGTACAGGCGGTATACGTACCTGCGGATGACCTTACCGACCCCGCTCCTGCCACCACCTTCGCTCACCTGGACGCCACTACCGTATTGAGCCGGAAGATTGCCGACTTAGGTATCTACCCTGCGGTTGACCCGCTGGATTCTACCAGCCGGATCCTGACCCCGCTGATTGTAGGTGAGGCTCACTATAAAACTGCCGACCGCGTTAAGCTGATCCTCCAGCGCTATAAAGAGCTGCAGGATATCATCGCCATCCTCGGTCTGGATGAACTGAGCGACGAAGACAAACAAACCGTATCCCGTGCCCGTAAGGTACAGCGTTTCCTGTCTCAGCCCTTCCACGTGGCCGAGCAGTTCACTGGTCTGAAAGGTGTACTGGTACCCATCGAAGAAACCATCCGCGGTTTCAATATGATCATGGACGGTGAAGTGGACGAGTACCCTGAAGCTGCTTTCAACCTGGTAGGTACTATCGACGACGCTATTGAAAAAGGTAAGAAGCTGCTGGCTCAGGCCCAGGGATAATCATCCACAAACTCAACTACTCGTATGAATCTTGAAATATTAACACCGGAGCGCAAACTTTTCAGCGGCGATGTATACGGCGTTCAACTGCCGGGCATCTCCGGCCTGTTTGAAGTGCTGGACAGGCACGCGCCCCTGGTGAGTGCGCTGAAAGCCGGTCGCCTCAAAGTGATCAAGGACAAAAGCAACCACACTGCTTTCTATGATATCCAGGGTGGTTTTGTGGAAGTCCTGAACAATAAGGTGACCGTACTGGTAGAAGGCGCCACCGCGGTGGAATAACCCAATCGCTTTTACAAACTCAGTTATAGTTATAGCAAAACCCGCCGTATGGCGGGTTTTGTGTTTTCTGTATAGAGTTCTAAATAGCTATGGCGTAGCTGGATGCCTTCAGGAACAGCAAAACCGCAGGGCGAATCAACCTATATCATTATACCTTCCCACCCATAAAAGGATCCGTTTCACTCTCCTTCCCCGTTTCCACATGACCCGCATACCGGTACAGCCAGCCGGAAACATGCAGCAGGCTGAGATCATACCAGTGACTGCTTTCGCTCAGATCAACGCTTAAGCTGGCTGTGGCCTGCGGCGTTCCCTTCTTCCCCAGCTTAATGGTGCGCGGCGCCTTTTTGTAGGCGTTGTCCTTTAAGAACAGCTGCGTAGCTGCAGCGCTATGGTTAGTGATGGTCAGTTCCAGCTTACCTGTGCTCCTGGTTCCCTTCTCCAGCCCGTAGCTGCAGCTTACCTGCAATGCAGGCTTTCCCGCATCACCTTTGAACTCCCTGAAGAAACCGTTGGGACCATGCACATGAATATGATACTGCCCTTCGCTGAACCCGGCCAAAGACCAGGTATCTCTCAGCGTATCGCCAGCCGCCACTGCATAGTTGCGGATGCTGAACGCCTTGCCTTTGTAAGCCGATAGCATATATACCGTGAAAGGAGCGCCTGCCGCGTTCTTTCCAAACAAGACATTGCCCGCCTTCAGCGTAAGGACCAGTTCCTGTCCTTCCGGCAATAGCTGCATATCTGCATACAACTCGTAAGGGATGGGCCTTGCAGGCCTGGTCCCTCTTTCCTGCGCCGGCATCAGGGGCGAGAAAGCAGCACCCTGCTTCAGGCTGCTGATCTCCGTTTCACTGAGCGCCCGGAAGCCTGCCGGCAGCATTTTATTCTTTGCATCGTAAATGGTTTTGATCAGCTCATTCCTTTCTACCACCTGCGGCAACGGGACAGGTTCTCCATTAAAGGGTTTGAACACCGCGGTCAGGTCGCCACAGATGGTCCTGCGCCAGGCGCTGATATTGGTTTCCCGGATCTCCTTACCCGTTTTGGCGGTTAGGAACTTTTCCAGGAACATCAGGATAGAGGTCAGGTCGCATACCTGCGAACAAACGGCCCCACCCCTGCTCCAGGGAGATGCTACGACCAGGGGCACCCTGTATCCCAGCCCGATAGGACTATCCTTAAACGCCCGATCGCCTCCTTCCCTGGCATCCTGCTCCCTGGTAACATATTCCACTGCCGTATCAATGCCTTTTGACACCAGCCCTGCTTCCGCTTCACCAGGCGTTGGCACTACAAAGGGCGGCACATGGTCAAAATAGCCATCGTTCTCATCATAGCAGAGAATGAAGATCGTTTTCTTCCACACCTCAGGATGATGGGTCAGGATATCCAGCGCCTGTGATACATACCAGGCGCCATACCAGGGCGCACTGGGATGATCCGAGAATTTCTCCGGCGCCACCAGCCAGGATACAGTGGGCAATCTGCCTTCGTTCACATCGGAACGGAACTGGTGAAAAATATCGCCCTTGGGCACATGGATGTTCTTTTCCTGTCCATCAACTGTATGCGGAATGCTGTCCAGGTTATGATAGTCGGGATCGCTGGTATTGGTAGTAAAGGCTTTGCTGTGCAGGTTCTTTTCCCTTTCCGGCAGCTTATCAAAGTTTTCCCTGCTATATAAGTCTATATGCTTCCTGGCAGTTTCCAGCGCCTGGCGTTTTTCCCGGAGCTGTTCAGCGGCTTTGGTATATTCAGGGCTGCCGCTGGTCAGGGACTGCATCGCTTTTTCAAGAGCGGCGATCTCCGCTGGTAATACGGCTATCTGCTGTTGCAGGTATTGCTGGTGCGCCGGGGAAAAACGGACCTTGTACTGCTTCATCCACTCCAGCGGATTGTCTGTAAAGTTAGCCAGCCAGGATTCCGCTTCGCCCGGAAGGCCTACGGGCAGACTGATCTCGTTCTGGTAGATCTTCCAGGAGATGCCATTGTCCTCCAGCCGTTCCGGGAAAGTGGGCCAGGAGGCTTCCCGCCCATAGTCCACATGATGGTTCAAGACGTTGGCATAGGAATCCGGTTCCTGTTTTTCCCGGATAGTGCCCGACCAGAGGTATAACCTGTTGGGCGTGGTACCGGTCAGGGAGGAACAGAAGCTCTGGTCGCACACGGTAAAGGCATCGGCAAAAGCGTAATAAAAAGGAATATCGTCCCGGTTATAAAAGCCCAGGGTGAGCGGCAGCTGCGCATAATCCGGGTTGCCCGATCTTTTAGCTGTCAGCCACTGATCATAACGACCCTGGTTACGCGCCTCTACCTGGTCCGGCCAGGAATGCGGCAGGGAACTCATCCAGGTAGCCTTTGTATCCCTCATGTTTAACCGGAAAGGCAGGTAGGCTGCGCCCTTCTCATCCTGCTGCGCCCATACCGGATTACCGTTGGGCAACCGGATAGCCCTTGGATCATTGAAGCCACGCACGCCTTTGAGGCTGCCGTAGCTATGGTCAAAGGACCTGTTCTCCTGCATCAGGATCACAATATGTTCTGCATCCAGGTAAGTAGAGCCTTTCTCCGGATCAATAGCCATAGCACGGGCAATGGAAGGGGGTAGTACATTGCCCAGCAGGCCGCTGCCGGAAAGCAGGGCGGCCTTCTTCAAAAAATCTCTTCTTGAATCTGTCATAGTAGTGGTTAATATCGGTCACCAATGGATAGGCGGTTCTTCCAAACTTACAACCTTTGCTAATTGGCAGGCGCTGAAGAGAGGATTTTTTCAGTTATTTTTTTATTAAGGTACAGGCCTGGAGATGGTTATTTCAGGGGTTTGCATCAATCGAATATTGGCAATATGCAAATAAAAATCTATATTTATTGAAGCATGAAATCAAAAATCGTCATATCCCCTTCAAATAAAAAGGCTATTGACGCCCTCATAAAGCTGCAGGAACAAAAGCGAAAACTGCAGAAAATAATGGCTCAGGACCAGCCTCTCAAAACGCTTCTCTCACGTTCCAGATAAATCTCTTGATATTTATTTCAAATACATATCCACGTTATATATGGAAGTAAGTGCATACAGATATTTGTGCACTAAATAATAGCATGACATTCGTAAAAGCTTCCACTTTTCATAGTCAAGCTCAAGGTCTATCCCTAAAAAAAGGAAGCGGGTAAACCCGCTTCCCGAATGAATAACATGTGTTCCTCCCGTCAATACTGCGGATTCTGTATCAGCACTTTATTGCTGAGGTCTATCTGCGACTGCGGAATAGGGAATACTTCACTTTTGCCGGCTGTAAAACTGGCATTGGCGAAATAAGGGATCCATTTCTTTTCATAGGCAATGTATTTGTTGAGCGTGGCGGCGGCTTCACCCCAGCGTACCAGGTCAAAGAAGCGATGGCCTTCCATAGCCAGCTCCAGCTTTCTTTCAAAATGCACCAGCTTACGGGCCGTTGCCTGATCAGCCCAGACTGTTTTGTATTCATCAATAAAATAGTTAGGCACTTCATACCTGTTCCAGTTACTGAGGGTACCCGGCACGCCTTTGAGCAGCACATAGGTAGCATTTTCATCAGAGCGGAGCACCCATTCGCCGGGTTTTACTGCATCCGCAGACAGGGCCAGCATAGCTGCCTGGCTGCTGACAGTACCCCTGGAATAAGCTGCATTGAGGCTATTGCTGACCCAGGACTGGGGATTTTTGATCCTGTTGCGCACCCGGTTCACCA from Candidatus Pseudobacter hemicellulosilyticus encodes the following:
- the atpC gene encoding ATP synthase F1 subunit epsilon, with product MNLEILTPERKLFSGDVYGVQLPGISGLFEVLDRHAPLVSALKAGRLKVIKDKSNHTAFYDIQGGFVEVLNNKVTVLVEGATAVE
- the atpD gene encoding F0F1 ATP synthase subunit beta; the encoded protein is MANVGKIKQIIGAVVDVQFDGKLPEIYNALELKRQNGELLILEAQQHLGEDSVRCIAMDGTEGLVRGMEVTDTGAAIAMPTGEAIKGRLFNVTGDPIDGLPAVPKQGGRPIHAKPPAFENLSTATEVLFTGIKVIDLIEPYAKGGKIGLFGGAGVGKTVLIQELINNIAKAYSGLSVFAGVGERTREGNDLMREMIEAGIMKYGEEFKHSMEEGGWDLSKVNMKDLADSKATFVFGQMNEPPGARARVALSGLTIAEYYRDGDGQGKGRDILFFVDNIFRFTQAGSEVSALLGRMPSAVGYQPTLATEMGLMQERITSTKNGSITSVQAVYVPADDLTDPAPATTFAHLDATTVLSRKIADLGIYPAVDPLDSTSRILTPLIVGEAHYKTADRVKLILQRYKELQDIIAILGLDELSDEDKQTVSRARKVQRFLSQPFHVAEQFTGLKGVLVPIEETIRGFNMIMDGEVDEYPEAAFNLVGTIDDAIEKGKKLLAQAQG
- a CDS encoding nuclear transport factor 2 family protein, with the protein product MTIHDIASRLAAYCRQGDYETAQKELFADNAVSIEPVAHPPFDKETHGLQAIMEKGRVFEDMIVEKHSFRVSEPLLAESSFAFLHGMDLTMKDRGRVDMEELCVYTVKDGKIISEQFFM
- a CDS encoding phospholipase C, phosphocholine-specific; the encoded protein is MTDSRRDFLKKAALLSGSGLLGNVLPPSIARAMAIDPEKGSTYLDAEHIVILMQENRSFDHSYGSLKGVRGFNDPRAIRLPNGNPVWAQQDEKGAAYLPFRLNMRDTKATWMSSLPHSWPDQVEARNQGRYDQWLTAKRSGNPDYAQLPLTLGFYNRDDIPFYYAFADAFTVCDQSFCSSLTGTTPNRLYLWSGTIREKQEPDSYANVLNHHVDYGREASWPTFPERLEDNGISWKIYQNEISLPVGLPGEAESWLANFTDNPLEWMKQYKVRFSPAHQQYLQQQIAVLPAEIAALEKAMQSLTSGSPEYTKAAEQLREKRQALETARKHIDLYSRENFDKLPEREKNLHSKAFTTNTSDPDYHNLDSIPHTVDGQEKNIHVPKGDIFHQFRSDVNEGRLPTVSWLVAPEKFSDHPSAPWYGAWYVSQALDILTHHPEVWKKTIFILCYDENDGYFDHVPPFVVPTPGEAEAGLVSKGIDTAVEYVTREQDAREGGDRAFKDSPIGLGYRVPLVVASPWSRGGAVCSQVCDLTSILMFLEKFLTAKTGKEIRETNISAWRRTICGDLTAVFKPFNGEPVPLPQVVERNELIKTIYDAKNKMLPAGFRALSETEISSLKQGAAFSPLMPAQERGTRPARPIPYELYADMQLLPEGQELVLTLKAGNVLFGKNAAGAPFTVYMLSAYKGKAFSIRNYAVAAGDTLRDTWSLAGFSEGQYHIHVHGPNGFFREFKGDAGKPALQVSCSYGLEKGTRSTGKLELTITNHSAAATQLFLKDNAYKKAPRTIKLGKKGTPQATASLSVDLSESSHWYDLSLLHVSGWLYRYAGHVETGKESETDPFMGGKV